In Arachis hypogaea cultivar Tifrunner chromosome 17, arahy.Tifrunner.gnm2.J5K5, whole genome shotgun sequence, a single window of DNA contains:
- the LOC112763644 gene encoding uncharacterized protein encodes MPKNFTLPMTLTPYKGIGDPKVHVTKFESMMFLNSDSNPILCQSFPTFLDEAALLLFSNLPASSISSFNEFAKLFINYFVASKIYVRDSDYLSTIKQGQHKSLKDYMICFTTAAIEIPDLNPEVHLHALKIGLRPRKFQEAIAVAKPKTLEEFRDKAIGQIEVEELRKARRMERPPSQKEEERPHRSQNKDLKKPFKLTPKFDSYTKFNTKRENIIKEILHNKLIKPPSKAGTYQDQKYVDRNKYCVFHQKYGHTTDECIVAKDLLERLARHGLLDKYVTFRNQKEEAKDIDKLSHGSDHKDKGTWHGAVATPSSKGEINYIL; translated from the coding sequence ATGCCTAAAAACTTCACGCTCCCAATGACATTGACACCGTACAAGGGAATCGGAGATCCTAAGGTTCACGTTACTAAATTTGAATCCATGATGTTTCTTAACAGTGATTCCAATCCTATCTTGTGCCAATCTTTTCCTACTTTTTTAGATGAAGCTGCTTTACTGTTGTTTTCTAATTTACCTGCAAGTTCAATCTCGAGCTTTAATGAATTCGCCAAGTTATTCATAAACTACTTTGTAGCGTCCAAGATTTACGTACGAGATTCAGACTACCTCAGTACAATCAAGCAGGGGCAACATAAGAGCCTAAAAGACTACATGATATGTTTCACAACGGCAGCGATAGAAATTCCAGACCTCAATCCAGAAGTACACCTGCATGCATTAAAAATTGGCCTCCGACCTAGAAAATTCCAGGAAGCAATAGCAGTGGCAAAGCCGAAGACATTGGAAGAATTCAGGGATAAAGCAATTGGACAAATCGAAGTCGAAGAACTAAGGAAAGCCCGAAGAATGGAAAGACCACCATctcaaaaagaggaagaaaggcCGCACAGATCTCAAAACAAGGACCTAAAGAAACCTTTCAAATTGACACCAAAATTCGATTCGTATACTAAGTTCAACACCAAGAGAGAGAATATAATTAAAGAAATCCTACACAACAAACTTATAAAGCCGCCCAGCAAAGCAGGAACATATCAAGATCAGAAGTATGTAGACAGAAATAAATACTGTGTATTCCACCAAAAGTATGGCCATACCACCGATGAATGCATAGTAGCCAAAGACCTATTGGAGAGGTTAGCCAGACACGGTTTACTGGACAAATATGTCACTTTCAGAAATCAAAAGGAAGAAGCCAAGGACATTGACAAATTGAGCCATGGTTCAGATCATAAAGACAAAGGAACTTGGCATGGAGCGGTCGCAACTCCTTCTTCGAAAGGAGAAATAAATTACATTTTATGA